The Salvia miltiorrhiza cultivar Shanhuang (shh) chromosome 1, IMPLAD_Smil_shh, whole genome shotgun sequence genome has a window encoding:
- the LOC131005241 gene encoding LOW QUALITY PROTEIN: uncharacterized protein LOC131005241 (The sequence of the model RefSeq protein was modified relative to this genomic sequence to represent the inferred CDS: deleted 1 base in 1 codon) encodes MACLQLLKSTPSNTHSKIGCFCADFSLQKRRIRLRNSGIAYNYRRFRLSCKVEDDDKQSNGEEPPESLFMKELRRRGMTPTSLLEEKNRGVERGEEIKLGKKTGGWGYSRRNGITTGAETNLTGQREKSMALNSEGLEGLIPRGKLLLTLGGTFFLAFWPLILVTVALFCALYLYFGTEFVHDGSDHPIAPPPYVDPYELLEEERIYKTAPPLN; translated from the exons ATGGCTTGCCTTCAGCTGTTAAAGTCAACTCCATCAAATACACACTCCAAAATCGGCTGCTTCTGCGCGGATTTCAGTTTGCAGAAAAGAAGAATTAGGCTTCGGAATTCAGGAATCGCATATAATtacaggagatttaggcttagTTGTAAAGTAGAAGACGATGATAAACAAAGTAACG GTGAAGAACCTCCAGAGTCTTTATTTATGAAGGAACTAAGAAGAAGAGGGATGACTCCCACTTCTTTGCTTGAGGAAAAGAATAGAGGTGTTGAGAGAGGGGAGGAGATAAAG TTAGGGAAGAAGACTGGGGGTTGGGGTTACTCAAGAAGAAATGGCATTACAACTGGTGCTGAAACAAACCTGACCGGTCAAAGGGAAAAGTCCATGGCACTTAATAGCGAAGGTCTTGAG GGCTTGATCCCACGTGGCAAACTTCTGCTTACCCTGGGAGGAACATTTTTTTTGGCGTTTTGGCCATTGATTCTTGTAACTGTTGCACTTTTCTGTGCGCTCTATCTG TACTTTGGAACAGAATTTGTTCATGATGGAAGTGATCATCCGATAGCTCCGCCACCATACGTTGATCCTTATGAATTACTCGAAGAGGAGAGGATATATAAGACCGCTCCCCCTCTAAATTGA
- the LOC131005242 gene encoding protein SHORT HYPOCOTYL IN WHITE LIGHT 1-like — protein MAGNAVTLRLQHLYSSPRTSLPHYSLVNSHNPILQFGCNRTNNSLLPHEKCRNPVHEVRAWSARPRSGMVMGDYIDDIDEDDDEDDEEEEEEDRSLDLLIRFVENVFRKVSRKARRAVKSVLPVPISTKLVGFAVNGTIILTFMWVLKAFLQVICTLGSVVFVSILIIRGIWSGISYLQESRAYEDEPRSHSWKPAA, from the exons ATGGCGGGGAACGCCGTCACTCTCCGTCTTCAGCATCTCTATTCTTCTCCTCGAACGTCATTACCTCACTATTCCTTGGTCAATTCTCATAACCCCATCCTCCAGTTCGGTTGCAATCGCACGAACAATTCTCTTCTCCCTCACGAG AAATGCCGGAATCCAGTCCACGAAGTTCGGGCTTGGAGCGCGAGACCGCGAAGTGGTATGGTGATGGGCGACTACATCGATGATATCGACGAAGAtgatgatgaggatgatgaggaagaagaggaggaagatAGGAGCTTGGATCTTTTGATTAGGTTTGTGGAGAATGTTTTCAGAAAGGTGTCCAGAAAAGCGCGCAGGGCCGTTAAGTCTGTTTTGCCAGTCCCTATCTCCACCAAATTG GTGGGATTTGCTGTGAATGGAACCATAATTTTGACATTTATGTGGGTTTTGAAAGCTTTTCTTCAG GTGATTTGTACACTTGGGAGTGTAGTGTTCGTGAGTATATTGATAATTCGAGGGATATGGAGTGGGATATCGTACTTGCAGGAGAGCAGAGCATATGAAGATGAGCCTCGCTCCCACTCCTGGAAACCTGCTGCCTAA
- the LOC131005243 gene encoding F-box protein SKIP22-like: MKLRVRPFQSKETLKIEVPNSSSLLQLQQILSQTLPNSPSPASIRLSLNRKDDIQSDGADSLQSLGIAAGDLIYFSVEDPAAATGSNSWITLSQVNDSTPTSRSNDSGCSTTLNPQNTLPETDNSDSVMLESQKRKTLGTASNMEVDEDDIENSRMSNELFEVVDNSFSVPGFLRKVFAAELGDDAGRDHKLIVIAVHAVLLESGFVGFDEKANAVVDCFQLRNEWPSGLFRVSLSYTLPESIGGAGEAIKRVVLKFQSLGNYLNVYGTLGDGLAKRGRHFGVRLNEDELVPFLNVVWANCGVMENVGGHNGESSSTSPEKEVFKFWRTVKDNLALPLLIDFCEEAGLELPPCFMRLPTELKLKILESLPGVDVAKVSCVCSELRYLGASDDLWKAKFGEELSVETKDAQVSWKKAFSMAWSRRNGRRLASRVRASPYWPMPNWPQPRRRRYPNPLTFQRVPRFIGDEPPHGVDDLQIRLHDAVNHRPMRSFSPQCNLGIGGARFL, from the coding sequence ATGAAACTCAGAGTCAGACCATTCCAATCAAAGGAAACCCTTAAAATCGAAGTCCCAAATTCCTCCTCTCTCCTCCAACTCCAACAAATCCTCTCCCAAACCCTACCCAATTCACCATCTCCTGCTTCAATCCGCCTCTCTCTTAATCGGAAAGATGACATCCAATCCGACGGCGCAGACAGCCTCCAATCTCTCGGCATCGCCGCCGGTGACCTTATCTATTTCTCCGTTGAAGATCCGGCGGCCGCTACCGGTTCCAATTCCTGGATAACCCTTTCCCAGGTGAACGACTCTACTCCTACATCTCGCTCGAACGATTCCGGATGTTCGACAACCTTGAATCCCCAAAATACCCTCCCCGAAACCGATAATTCCGATTCCGTGATGTTGGAATCGCAGAAACGGAAAACCCTAGGTACCGCGAGTAACATGGAAGTCGATGAAGACGATATTGAAAATAGTCGTATGAGTAATGAATTGTTCGAGGTTGTTGATAACTCGTTTTCCGTGCCTGGATTTCTGAGGAAAGTGTTCGCGGCGGAGTTGGGCGACGACGCCGGACGCGATCACAAGCTGATCGTGATCGCAGTCCACGCCGTTCTGTTGGAGTCGGGTTTCGTGGGTTTCGATGAAAAGGCGAACGCAGTTGTTGATTGTTTTCAATTGCGCAACGAGTGGCCGTCGGGTCTGTTCAGGGTGTCCTTGTCCTACACTCTGCCTGAGAGTATTGGCGGCGCCGGCGAAGCAATCAAGCGCGTGGTTTTGAAATTCCAGAGTTTGGGGAATTACTTGAATGTTTACGGTACATTAGGCGATGGATTGGCCAAGAGAGGGCGGCATTTTGGGGTGCGATTGAACGAGGACGAATTGGTTCCATTCCTGAACGTTGTGTGGGCGAATTGTGGCGTGATGGAGAATGTAGGTGGACATAATGGAGAATCTTCGAGCACATCGCCGGAGAAGGAGGTGTTCAAATTTTGGAGGACTGTGAAGGACAATCTGGCGCTGCCATTGTTGATTGATTTCTGCGAGGAAGCCGGCTTGGAGCTTCCTCCCTGCTTCATGCGGCTGCCAACTGAACTCAAGTTGAAAATCTTGGAGTCCCTGCCTGGTGTTGATGTAGCAAAAGTGAGCTGTGTGTGCTCGGAGCTGCGGTATCTGGGGGCGAGTGATGACTTGTGGAAGGCGAAGTTCGGTGAGGAGCTCAGCGTTGAGACAAAGGATGCCCAAGTGAGTTGGAAGAAGGCGTTTTCAATGGCTTGGAGCAGGCGGAATGGCAGACGCCTTGCGAGCAGAGTTAGAGCTTCGCCTTATTGGCCAATGCCGAACTGGCCTCAACCTAGGAGGAGAAGGTATCCCAATCCACTCACATTTCAAAGGGTACCGCGGTTCATAGGGGACGAGCCGCCTCATGGAGTTGATGATTTGCAGATTAGGCTTCATGATGCTGTGAACCATCGTCCCATGAGGAGTTTTTCACCTCAGTGTAATCTAGGCATTGGTGGTGCTAGGTTTCTCTAG
- the LOC131005244 gene encoding probable zinc metallopeptidase EGY3, chloroplastic, protein MATALFASFPCSSSSRIVEKSSFHISSFSSHSSFSTRPFGKSTRFSRQRLNLCVKAENSDKPSSSSSSVAVEEPKDEVNEEKDLRVGNDSTSSDSEHEDETKEKEARQEMDWKVDEEFKNFMGNPSIEAAIKLEKKRADRKLKQLDRERSDNPLIGFFNNLVRENVSREKERLEKAEETFKALDLNKLKSCFGFDTFFATDVRRFGDGGIFVGNLRKPIEEVIPKLEKKLSEAAGRDVVVWFMEEKTNDITKQACVVQPMAEMDLQFESTKLSTPWGYLSAVALCVTTFGTSALTSGFFLKPDATIDDYLTNVAPLFGGFLTILAVSEIATRVTAARYGVKLSPSFLVPSTWTGCLGVMNNYESLLPNKKALFDIPVARTASAYLTSLVLTVAAFVADGSFNGGDNALYIRPQFFYNNPLLSFIQYVVGPYTDDLGNVLPYAVEGVGVPVDPLAFAGLLGMVVTSLNLLPCGRLEGGRVAQAMLGRSSATLLSFATSLLLGIGGLSGSVLCLAWGLFATFFRGGEEIPAKDEITPLGDDRFAWGCVLFLICFLTLFPNVGGTSTSFFGGPFFRGDL, encoded by the exons ATGGCAACTGCTCTCTTTGCTTCATTTCCGTGCTCCTCTTCCTCGCGGATTGTCGAGAAAAGCTCGTTTCACATCTCATCCTTTTCTTCTCACTCTTCCTTTTCCACACGCCCTTTTGGGAAGAGCACCAGATTTTCGCGCcaaagattgaatctttgtgtGAAAGCTGAGAATTCGGATAAGCCctcttcttcgtcttcgtccGTGGCGGTGGAGGAGCCCAAAGATGAAGTGAACGAAGAGAAAGATTTGCGCGTAGGAAACGACTCAActagctctgactctgagcaCGAGGATGAGACGAAGGAGAAAGAAGCGCGGCAAGAAATGGACTGGAAAGTTGATGAGGAGTTCAAGAATTTCATGGGAAATCCTTCGATTGAGGCTGCGATCAAGCTTGAGAAGAAGAGGGCTGATCGGAAGCTCAAGCAGCTTGATCGAGAGAGGAGTGATAACCCTCTAATTGGTTTCTTCAACAATCTGGTTCGTGAAAATGTGtcgagagagaaagaaaggttGGAGAAAGCGGAGGAGACCTTCAAGGCTCTTGACCTTAACAAG CTGAAGAGCTGTTTTGGATTCGATACGTTCTTCGCGACGGATGTTAGGAGGTTTGGAGATGGTGGGATTTTTGTTGGAAATTTGAGAAAACCGATAGAAGAAGTGATACCTAAGTTGGAGAAGAAGTTGTCGGAAGCTGCAGGGAGGGACGTGGTGGTGTGGTTTATGGAGGAGAAAACAAATGATATAACAAAACAG GCATGTGTAGTGCAACCCATGGCCGAGATGGATCTCCAATTTGAGTCTACGAAACTAAGTACTCCTTGGGGCTATCTTAGTGCAGTAGCATTATGTGTTACAACTTTTGGGACAAGTGCTTTGACAAGTGGCTTTTTCCTGAAGCCTGATGCTACCATTGATGACTACCTCACTAACGTTGCCCCTCTGTTTGGTGGATTCTTGACCATTTTGGCGGTCTCTGAG ATTGCAACAAGGGTGACTGCAGCTCGTTACGGGGTTAAGCTCAGTCCATCCTTTCTCGTTCCATCAACTTGGACTGGATGCCTTGGCGTGATGAATAATTACGAGTCACTGCTGCCCAATAAGAAGGCTTTGTTTGACATTCCCGTAGCACGAACAGCCAGTGCTTACCTGACATCGTTGGTCCTTACTGTTGCTGCATTTGTAGCTGATGGTAGCTTTAACGGGGGTGATAATGCACT ATACATAAGGCCTCAGTTCTTTTACAACAATCCCCTTCTTTCCTTTATACAATACGTGGTTGGGCCATACACGGACGACCTTGGCAATGTGCTACCGTATGCAGTTGAAGGTGTGGGAGTCCCTGTCGATCCTCTTGCTTTCGCTGGACTTCTAG GCATGGTTGTGACTTCTTTGAACCTGCTCCCATGTGGGAGACTCGAAGGAGGACGCGTTGCCCAAGCTATGTTGGGAAGAAGCAGCGCCACTTTGTTATCTTTCGCAACTTCCCTCCTGCTAGGGATTGGCGGCTTAAGTGGAAGCGTGCTGTGTTTGGCATGGGGGCTCTTTGCAACTTTCTTCCGTGGGGGGGAGGAGATCCCCGCGAAGGATGAGATTACGCCGTTGGGAGACGACAGGTTTGCTTGGGGGTGTGTCCTCTTCCTCATATGTTTCCTCACTCTCTTCCCTAATGTAGGAGGAACTTCCACCTCCTTTTTTGGAGGACCATTTTTCAGGGGTGATCTGTAG
- the LOC131005245 gene encoding phytosulfokines-like isoform X2 produces the protein MAKTTTTLLLLLLLLAVDVLGRPGPAFHDVTPIENHHAEGQAAEDRDNCVGLREDECMMKRTVEAQLDYIYTQKKKHP, from the exons ATGGCCAAAACCACCACCacactcctcctcctcctcctccttctAGCAGTGGACGTCCTCGGCCGGCCGGGCCCCGCATTTCACGACGTCACTCCCATAGAAAATCATCACGCG GAGGGGCAGGCCGCGGAGGATCGAGATAACTGCGTGGGATTGAGAGAAGATGAGTGCATGATGAAGAGAACAGTTGAAGCACAACTTGATTATATCTACACGCAGAAGAAGAAGCACCCCTGA
- the LOC131005245 gene encoding phytosulfokines 3-like isoform X1 has product MAKTTTTLLLLLLLLAVDVLGRPGPAFHDVTPIENHHAEQEGQAAEDRDNCVGLREDECMMKRTVEAQLDYIYTQKKKHP; this is encoded by the exons ATGGCCAAAACCACCACCacactcctcctcctcctcctccttctAGCAGTGGACGTCCTCGGCCGGCCGGGCCCCGCATTTCACGACGTCACTCCCATAGAAAATCATCACGCG GAACAGGAGGGGCAGGCCGCGGAGGATCGAGATAACTGCGTGGGATTGAGAGAAGATGAGTGCATGATGAAGAGAACAGTTGAAGCACAACTTGATTATATCTACACGCAGAAGAAGAAGCACCCCTGA
- the LOC131005246 gene encoding uncharacterized protein LOC131005246 translates to MKNENLKMEKKANYWLLKTEPAEWSWDDQAANGGLSNWDGVKNKQAQKYMKSMKVGDLCFFYHSGTKSRRVVGVVEVVREWYEEGEAVDVKAVGEMKAAVGLAEMKKELKGVEFALFRQPRLSVLPVEKAVWERVCQMGGGYHDNDDD, encoded by the coding sequence atgaaaaatgaaaaccTAAAAATGGAGAAGAAAGCAAACTACTGGCTGCTGAAAACGGAGCCGGCGGAGTGGTCATGGGATGATCAAGCCGCCAATGGAGGGTTGTCCAATTGGGATGGAGTGAAGAACAAGCAGGCGCAGAAGTACATGAAGAGCATGAAAGTAGGGGATCTGTGCTTCTTCTATCACTCCGGCACCAAATCTCGCCGCGTGGTGGGCGTGGTGGAGGTGGTGCGCGAGTGGTACGAGGAGGGGGAGGCGGTGGACGTGAAGGCGGTGGGGGAGATGAAGGCGGCGGTGGGGCTGGCCGAGATGAAGAAGGAGTTGAAAGGGGTGGAGTTCGCGCTGTTCAGGCAACCCAGGCTGTCTGTTTTGCCGGTGGAGAAGGCGGTTTGGGAGAGAGTTTGCCAGATGGGGGGTGGATATCATGATAATGATGATGATTAG
- the LOC131005248 gene encoding uncharacterized protein LOC131005248, protein MQVLGCNPRLFSLINRSMHHLNLRSFSSSSSSAYFSQSRGGLPRFFSETLPTTKGGLVRVKGDEFWHMTKVLRLGIDDRLELFNGKGGLVEGRIESIDRSGMDFEALENPKLVSPPTTQWHIFAAFSTIKGGRADWLVEKCTELGASSLTPLLTVRSQSISENRADRLQRVVLAATKQCQRLHEMTLKPPMAVGELLPVVANSRLAFLAAAEATPVFNVLSSLNKEPNGMIIIGPEGDFTEKELNSLREAGAIAVGLGPHRLRVETATMALLSTLMLWSDYQELASN, encoded by the exons ATGCAAGTCCTAGGTTGTAATCCTCGGCTTTTCAGCCTAATTAACCGCTCAATGCACCATTTGAATCTCCGGTCATTCTCTTCGTCTTCATCTTCAGCCTATTTCAGCCAGTCACGCGGCGGACTTCCTCGGTTCTTCTCCGAAACACTACCTACTACTAAA ggtggTTTAGTGAGAGTGAAAGGCGACGAATTCTGGCACATGACCAAGGTTCTAAGACTAGGAATTGATGATAG GTTAGAGCTATTTAATGGAAAGGGAGGTCTCGTTGAAGGACGTATAGAGAGTATTGATCGTTCTGGGATGGATTTTGAAGCACTAGAGAACCCAAAATTGGTTTCTCCACCAACCACTCAGTGGCACATTTTTGCTGCATTTA GCACTATCAAGGGAGGGAGAGCTGATTGGCTAGTGGAGAAATGCACT GAACTCGGAGCATCCAGTCTGACACCGTTATTGACTGTGCGTTCTCAGTCAATATCAGAAAACCGGGCTGATAGACTGCAGCGAGTTGTATTGGCTGCAACTAAGCAAT GTCAACGTTTACATGAAATGACTTTGAAGCCTCCTATGGCAGTTGGTGAACTCCTGCCTGTA GTAGCAAATTCGAGATTAGCTTTTTTGGCTGCGGCGGAGGCTACTCCTGTTTTTAATGTGTTAAGCTCTTTAAACAAAGAACCTAATGGAATGATTATAATTGGCCCAGAAGGAG ACTTCACTGAAAAGGAATTGAACTCGTTGAGGGAGGCTGGGGCAATTGCTGTTGGTCTGGGCCCACATCGCTTACGTGTTGAAACTGCTACAATGGCTCTCCTTTCTACTCTGATGTTATGGTCTGACTACCAGGAATTAGCAAGCAATTAA